The nucleotide sequence AGTCAATTCAACTGCTTTTTTATTCCCGAATCGATATTGAATATAACCATTTGTAGCAGATAATTCCTTAGAAGCACACAAAGAAATTATTTTGTTTTGTTTTGTCATACAGGAAAATAAAATCGTTTCCTCTGCCTGGCAAAGGCTGCTATTGCTTGCCACAGCGTTCATCATAAAACAGCTGAGGAGGAGGAGGGATAAGCAGGTTTTATTATTTTTCATATTCATTCATTTGACAGTTTTTTTAAACTATAACCCTTTAGTGTAAGATTTGCAGCAGATGAATAGGTCTGATGAAAAATCTTAAAAAATGATATTCTTTGCGCAACAGCGAGATGAAATCAAAGAGTGTTTAATAATGGTGTATTTTCATGAGATCGATGTAAACAAATTTCTAACTGAATATTGGCAAAAAAAACCATTGCTAATTCGCCAGGCATTACCTGATTTTGTTAATGCACTTACAGCTGATGAGTTAGCTGGTTTATCAATGGAAGAAGAGATAGAAAGCCGCCTTGTTTTTGAAACACCAGAAAAAGCGCCTCATTGGCATTTAAAACGCGGGCCCTTCGTTGCGAAAGATTTTAAAACGTTACCTGAAACGCATTGGACCTTACTCGTCCAGGGTGTAGACCGCTTCATTCCAGAGGTAACACAAATGCTTGATTATTTTAATTTCATTCCTCAGTGGCGGGTGGATGATGTCATGATTAGTTATGCCGTTGAGCATGGCAGTGTGGGACCTCATTACGACAACTATGATGTTTTTTTGTATCAGGCACAAGGAAAGCGGAAATGGTCGTTAACGACCAAACATTGTCGGACAGATAATTATTTACCCGGCGTCGAATTACGTATTATGCAACAGTTTCTAACGGAGGAGGAATATATTCTTGAAGAAGGGGATATGCTCTATCTTCCTCCCCATGTTGGACATTATGGCATAGCTATTGGCAATGATTGCATGACTTATTCTTTTGGATACCGTAGTTATCAGGGGCAAGAGTTGTTAGATAGTTTTGCAGACTATTTAGCAGAAAAAAAACCGACTGGTCTTTTATATCAAGATCCTGATTGGACTGTTAATCAAGGTTCAGCGGAAATACCAAAGCAAGCCTGGTTAAATGCAAAAAAATTATTGCAAACAGTTATCGACGATGAAAGCCATTTGCAACATTGGTTTGGCAGCTTTGTGACCCAATTGGATCAACAGGCCGAAACTTTATTACCGATCCCTTTGGCGGATGAGGAAATGATTGATATCGGTCTTTTTACCCGGCAGCTTACTAAAAGCGAGGGGATGATTCGTAATGCATCTTGCCGCTTTGCTTACCAGGTAAACTCTCAAGAAGAGTCCCGCCTTAATTTATTTATTAATGGAGATGAATGGCCTGACAATGATGTTTCGCCTGCTTTAATCAAATTGGTTTGTAACCATCGTTTATTAACTAATACTGCGCTCTTGCCTTTCCGCAATCGGGAACAGGATCTGGCCTTTTTATTTAAATTATGCCAATTGCAGTGGCTAGAACTGATTGACTAGCTACAGTCATCAAGCGATTTTTAGTGATTTCATACGGTTAATAGCGGGTAAATTGTGGTATAGACTTTGCAGGTTAGGAGTATCCATAAACAAGGGTTGAGGGATTGGCAATGTGGAAAAAATACCGGAGCGTGTTTCGCAAGAGATCTCTTTTGTGTTTTGCCATACTGGGGGGGATGCTTAGTAATCCAAGTTTTTCTGAAGTCCGAGAAATAGCCATCACCATTGATGATTTACCTTTTGTCGGTTCAGCAAATGGTAAGGCTTCCAATTTACAGCGAGAACATGATCGCTTTATGAAAATCCTGCAAACATTGCGTGATAAGAATGTTCCAGCTACTGGCTTTGTGATTGCTGGTTCAATTGAAAAGGGGCAATGGGAACTTTTAGAGCAATTCCAGCAAGCCGGTTTTATTTTAGGGAATCATACTTATTCTCATCGAAGTTTAAATAGCGTCAGTGCTGAAAAATACATCGAGGATGTCGATAAGGCAGATAAAATTTTAACGCCTTTAATGACAACACAGAAATATTTCCGTTATCCCTACCTGGCCGAAAGCAAAGGGGATAAAAAACAGAAGGTCTATGATTACCTTACTGAACATCAATATATTATTGCGCCTGTAACAATTGATAGTAAGGATTTTCTATTTAATAGTCAGTTATTTGCTATTCCCTATCGTTTACGGGAACAAAATTTAAACCGCCTTAAACAAAGGTATCTTGCCTATATTTGGAGTCAAACAGTCAGAGCAGAAAATAAAGCAAAAAAATTTAATGGAGATAAGCCAGTTAAGCAAATATTGTTAATTCACGCCAATTTGATTAACAGCTATTGTTTAGGAGATATCATTGATTTATATCAGCAACATGGGTATCGCTTTATAAGTTTAGCTGACGCATTGGAGGGTACTGCCCCTACGCTTATCACCCCAGCAGAAGCACGAAATGAGGAGGCTTTTGAAATGATTTTTCAAGACAGTGTTCTTAATAGCCTATTTCAGAACTATAAATCTTGATTGCTTGTTGAGAAAAGGAATTGTCTTTATTAGGACAATTCCTTTTTCTCGAGTTGAGTAATGGTATGGCGTGGTAAAAGCAACCAGTAATGGCCAGCATTCTTCATATGGCCCGCAATGAAAGTCGCTTGTTTACCTGCTCCCCAATAAACGTCACCACGCACCATTCCGCGAATTGCACCACCAGTATCCTGGGCGATCATTAGGCGTTGAAATATTTTTTTATCGTCATGATGCTTATCGGGTCTGGTGGTATTTAGCCAGATCGGGGCACCTAACGGGATATATTTGCGATCAATGGCTAGAGAGTAACCGGCAGTCAAGGCAACACCTTGCGCACCATAAGCAGCATTTTGTTTTAAGTCCTGGAAGAAAACAAAGGATTTATTTTGATTTAAAACAGCGTCAATCTCTTCAGGATGTGCTTTAAGATAGCGCTTGATTCTTTGCATCGAAGCATTATCTTTCGTCATAACTC is from Legionella donaldsonii and encodes:
- a CDS encoding cupin domain-containing protein — translated: MVYFHEIDVNKFLTEYWQKKPLLIRQALPDFVNALTADELAGLSMEEEIESRLVFETPEKAPHWHLKRGPFVAKDFKTLPETHWTLLVQGVDRFIPEVTQMLDYFNFIPQWRVDDVMISYAVEHGSVGPHYDNYDVFLYQAQGKRKWSLTTKHCRTDNYLPGVELRIMQQFLTEEEYILEEGDMLYLPPHVGHYGIAIGNDCMTYSFGYRSYQGQELLDSFADYLAEKKPTGLLYQDPDWTVNQGSAEIPKQAWLNAKKLLQTVIDDESHLQHWFGSFVTQLDQQAETLLPIPLADEEMIDIGLFTRQLTKSEGMIRNASCRFAYQVNSQEESRLNLFINGDEWPDNDVSPALIKLVCNHRLLTNTALLPFRNREQDLAFLFKLCQLQWLELID
- a CDS encoding polysaccharide deacetylase family protein, which translates into the protein MWKKYRSVFRKRSLLCFAILGGMLSNPSFSEVREIAITIDDLPFVGSANGKASNLQREHDRFMKILQTLRDKNVPATGFVIAGSIEKGQWELLEQFQQAGFILGNHTYSHRSLNSVSAEKYIEDVDKADKILTPLMTTQKYFRYPYLAESKGDKKQKVYDYLTEHQYIIAPVTIDSKDFLFNSQLFAIPYRLREQNLNRLKQRYLAYIWSQTVRAENKAKKFNGDKPVKQILLIHANLINSYCLGDIIDLYQQHGYRFISLADALEGTAPTLITPAEARNEEAFEMIFQDSVLNSLFQNYKS